The Cuculus canorus isolate bCucCan1 chromosome 10, bCucCan1.pri, whole genome shotgun sequence region CTTCTCATTACCCTAAACCTACATGGAATCTATTTAGGAGACTGGAGGATGACAGAACCTGTGTAAGATTTTAGGGGAGAATtgtattactttttcttcaagaaGCCTGTAAGACTCTGAAGGACATGACTTTAAGGAGAGGGATAGCCCAGAAAATACAGAGTTGAGAAATTATTATGATGTGCTAAGACGGATTTCAGAATCAAGGAGGCTGTGTCAAAGACAGAAAGTAggttaaaatgtaaaaagaactGGGCTTACGGGTACTGCTCACCCTGCTGTCCCTTTGTTTTAGAAGCTGGAcaataaaacagtttttcataCCAGAATTTTGGGTTCTTCCTTCTGCACCCCCAGCCCACCTTCTCCTTTGCCCCCCCTTACCCCCCGGCACCCTTCATTGCTCCTTGAAGCTGCTTGGCTGGCTCCCTTTGTACCTTCACTGCCCCAGCGACGAGGGAGATGCACCAAGATGCCTGAACGCTACCGAGAACCACCACATTCTTGGTTGGTTTCCTAAAGAAATGCATTAGATCAACACACACTGTAAGGTTTACTTTTGCTCCTAGTTACCCTGTGCTGAAGAAGCAGCGAAACAGAGAGAGCCCACATGCTGCTCTGGCAGGGATAATCTTTCTGGATATAAAGAgttgtttcttccctttcccaaaACTTCGTACCTTGGAAAGAACAGGAACCAGCACTTGATACAGCACTGAAGTCTATATGCACAATTTGatagaggcagaaaaaaaaagcagcagtgttcAAAGTACACACTGCACACACAGTCCTCAGAGAGTGTCCCTTAAAAGGTCATACCCTGCGCTGTCACTGTTCGCTCCAGAAAGCACGGAGACGTGGCTGAAGGTTGGCCTAGGTCAGCTGTACCTTAAGCATGACCCAGAGCAGACACAGTCCCACGAAGAACAACCAATGTGCAGCCACACTGCCCCATCCTCCAGGAGCTGCCAGCTCTGGCATTCAGGATTACGCTGGGAAAACAGCATTGAGGAGAAACAAGGACTTGGGAACTATTTTTGGATTTTTCCATTGACTACAGAGCACTGGGGCACTGTGTGTGCACTGTGCCATAGCACATCCTAAATGGTGGCCAACAATAGCAGAGGAACAAAGCAGCTTGCAAGGAAGTGACAGAAATTAACATCTTCAAGCTAAATCCATTGCATAAACTACCCTTCTTGGGAGTGACTGGAGGAACAACCCCAGTAAGCAGTGGCTCACATGTCAAGGAACAATTGAAGTAATCCTTGAGTCACTCTGTCCCCATGGTCTCCGTCCAGCCCTACTCACTCAGAAGAGGCAAGAACACAGATTTAAGCAATTCGGTTTCActagggaagaaaatgaagatggagAGAGAACATGGAACAGTTTGGTCTGCTAACAGTGACAGACAGAAGTATCTGGGAAGTGTAAACAAGCAAGAATTATtaaaggggaagaggaggcacaGCAGCACAAGTGTCAAAACATTAAGCTACTTAGTGCATTCGGACCGAAGTAATcagagttcagaaaaaaagatgtatcaTTTCTAGATGAAGCTGATCTTAAAATTCAGCTGCACGATGCTGAGCAACAATTTAGGCCTAGGCATGCTATGTTAGGAtataaacagaagcaaaatgtaCACTGTATGCGGACAACTTCACTTTGCGGGAGCACTAAGACAGGTTTCAGTGTATTTACCTCATGTCTGTTTTAAGTGtttatttatctgaaaaaatgtGATATACGACAAGCCAACATAGATACCACTAAAACTCTgctgaggaaaataattttattccagTGTTAAGTCATAGAACAGTGTGATAAAAATCAGACCTTTAACAGTTGCTAAACTTTGTGCAAACACATTAAGAACCTAAGTACTTTCCTACCAAGCTACAGGCATTCAGTGGAATGCAAGAACAGCCGTCTATGATGCTACGCCCTTACCGTACAGAAATGTACTAAGGTCAGAGACCAAGGGGTTCACGAATGGTTACATTGATAAAAGACTCCTCTACCCAAGAACAATACATTTCTCTATTCTGCAATTCAGACTACTCTGATAAGATTAGTTCTTCTCAATCTACAGCGGAAGCCTAGCAAACCAAACAGGGCAAGACGGTGGCTGCTGCATGAATATTTTGATATACCTTTCCATTAGCTATCTGCCAGCAACAGAATACTGCTGATTGAGTTACAGAGTTCATCAATAACTAACACATGGTGGGGAAAAAGACAACTGTTCTCTGGGAACCAGTAACAGACACCCATTTTTTAGAGTTAGATTATAGTCTGATGATGCACAGAGATGTTAGATGCAGAAATGCCATATGCAGTACAATGAAAAACCTGCTTGAATGGACTTGAGGAAAATGAGGTTGTACTATACACATGCAGATGAGGTTTTTCCCCACGCTGTCCTGTGAGGTAAGTATACGTCCCACCCATTTCACAGGCAAAGAGGAGGCACCATAGTTTAACACTTTGTTAGTCTTATCACGACCAGAACAAGTTCCAATTTCCCCTTTAATTCAGTAACCCTCCTTACTCAGAACCGTTTATAGAGTTGCATAGATTAAAGACCCCGTGGCAACAGAGCAGAAGCACCCGTTACAAAATTTGGGAGGAAATCAATTACCTCTCCCCTCGATCTCCCACCTAAAAAGAAGACCTTAAGGGAACTGATATGGAAGTAAAGGCATGTTTTTAATTGTGAGAACTGTATGGAGCTCTTTATAACGAGATTTGGGTGGACACTGCTGAAGTGAAAGCTGAGGTAATTTGTAGCACAGGCCTTTTTTGTACCTTCACTTCACAATGCCAAGTTCACAATGAAGTCAGAGTGTTCTGACATCTCTACCATGTTCACAGGCCATGCATATTCATCTGAGCACAAAGATCCTGAAGCCTCCTCTTTAGGAATGGAATCAAATTGAATCCTGGGGCTGCTCCATCTGTCTATAGCATTCTCTGTGGCACAGCAGCTGGTAGGTGTCCTCCAGACAAGAACTGCACAGGGGAGACTCAAaccttttcaaagcaaacatgCAACTCTGTGCAAGAAACACCTGGAACATCAGTCCGTAGGAGGTATACCCACACCCCTACACACCTCCTAAAATCCAGAATGAAATGCACAACAGAACAAGCTCATGAAAGTTTACagaacttaaatatttatttttaaaccatttaaccccaaaaaaacattgaaataagCTTCATCTATAAACAGATTTACAAGACTAACAACTACAGAAGCTAAAGGAGCACTACAATTTGTTTCTGTGATGCAGTTATTTTGTAAAGCTTCAGATCAACTGTATTTACaacttttgctgcttttacatttataaaaatatttatttaatccATAAcattattgttttcaaaaactATTTCCAGACTTTTTTCTCAGATATAAATTCTAATCGAATTTCAATTATATAGCAGATGaaagttttaaacagaaacattttttaaaattaaaacaaggagttaaaagtaatttttttttacagtgtagGCACCATTGAAAATAATTGTCCTTGGCATATCTAACCACCGTCTCTCACAAGTGTCCTTTATATAAAAGCGATGTAATGGCAACATTTGactaaaaatgcagtatttactTGCACACCATTACTTTTTCAATATTTGGCAGATATATTTCAGgttctttaaaattactttgtgCAAAAACAAAATGTGCAGGTCTGAACCATAAAATAAACACACCCAGCCTttatcaaaaataaatttacaccAACAGTTCCACAGCTAAGTACTGAAAACAATCCCAGTTCAAAACTTCAGCATAATATACATACTAGgttgaaaaagggaaaaaaaacagaagagaagataTTACCCATCTAGCAGTACCATAAATATATAACTGAAAGCAACTTTATAATCTTACCTactttttatggaaaaaaaaaatcactctgtaCTACACAGTACTATCTTTTTGTGAAAGAATATCTATAACTCAGTTATTTGCATATTAACTggtaaatacatatttaaaatacactttcagaaaattataaaCAAATTATGTTGATGTActgtatttaatgtatttaagaacaaaaacGTGTATAAATATCTTACAGGAGAAACAACACCACCACATGGAACGCTGGTGTTACACTTATACCTGCTTGTGAGGTATGTATCATGCGACGCTCGGCTTCTCTGGCTCCCTTCCACCCAGGCATGTAtactcagaggaaaaaaaattaaattaagttaaATTGGACTTCAGGTTTTGTCCATTATTGCCAAAAGCCCCACTCCCTCAACTGTATTGCTTTAAATTTTCCTACCATGATGATATAAGATTGAATTACTACTTCAAAACCTGTTCTAAAAGGTAATACATATACTGTACATCAGGATAGACCTGTTGCTACATATCACCTGCAAGCTATTGACATATTGCtctcaaatatatttaatcATAGAGCTGCCTAAAATACTGTACCAATTTAAAATTGTGATACTGTTGCAGGTTTATTTTCCAGGGCACGATATCTATATGCTGGTTGAAGCAGGTGCTACAGCAATACCCTTGCCACTACATGTTTTGAATACATTTgtgaaaaagctattttctctgAAGCTTGTTAGTGATTTACAAAAGTTTAACTCATGAATACAAAAGACCCGTACATCCCCATGTACAGGAACAAAACAGCATCAAAACATACTGTACTTGCACTTTCTATTAACTAAAGTAATGGTTATCTCTAAAAGCAAAACTGCACCTCGACATTTATCAGATTAAACAGGTGAAACTACAATATTAAAAGTTGttctttacaaaataatttcctgaaaatataaaaccatGTGCACTGCCACAAAATAGTTGAGTAGGTTCTTCCAAATCCTCAATCACCATCAATATGTTGCAAACATCCAAAAGGCACAAGGAGCTCATGAGCTAAGCACTGCCAAGCTTGAAGTAGTTTTGGTGGGTTTCACTGGGTCCATACAAAACAGCAGTCAATTATGTGAAGTTTCTTAGGATGAGTCATTAACAGAAAAtctacagattaaaaaaatgcaaataagaatTTTGTTAATTATACTGTTTCAGCTTGGCAAACAGCAGATAACTCTTTCTGCATCACAAAACCAGTACACGCCTCCATCTCAGCAgctcataggaaaaaaacaccagaagTAACATTTGAGAAAATATTCACTAAAACGATGTTGAAGATTCTCCTGCTCCCTTACTTGCTATAAATATGCTCATGACAGAACTGCAGGCTAAATTAAAACAAGCAAGGTGTAACAACTACAGTCAAATTGCACCACTAGAGGACCAAACAGACATAGTAATTGTTACTACAGGTTTTAGTCTCAAACAGAAGGGCTACAAAAAACTACCAAAGCTAAAAGTTTAAAGCATGGGAAATAGCAGATCTTTCACTTATAACTAAACTACTCAAATGTACCCAACATACGAAGATCAGTGTCAACTAACCTTTCTTGTGCATTAATACTTAattcaaaatttttcttttcaaacagacttttttttccacaatgcATAAACAAACTCCAGAACTTACTTCTGAAATTTCTCCATAAGTTTCTTCACCATCTTATCTGTGATCCCTGGACACGTTGCTTCTGCCATATTGATGCTTTTCTCAAGTTCCTcaattgctttctttctgctagCATTATTTGTGTCTTGCTGCTTGAGCTGAGcagcaaaccaaaacagacaaaatttgTAAGACTTATCAGACACTTGGGTAATACTTTCAAAGAAGTTTAGAGCCAAGACTTACCTCAGCAAACACTGGGGTGATTATCATAGTTAAACAACTCAGGGTTTTAACAAGATCCTGATCCTAAAAGTTAACAGATAAGGATTACATTAGCATATTCCTATACAAAGTATAACCTGCAGTTAACACAAGACAAGTGATTTCGAAAGTTCAGTTAAATTCGAAGTGCTTAAAATGCATTACAAAAACAATGAGGGCACAGTATATGTTACACAATGCAGAAACGGATGCCTGATGACACATCTGAAACCGTGTCATATATTGTCAGAAAAACAGTtcagtttttcctctctaatATTATACGAGTCTTTAAAATTCAGATCTCCGTGAACAGATACCGATGTGTTAGTACGTGATATTTTTTGCACTTAAGGCTGACATGCGCAGAGGAATTGTCACTAAGAAGCATCATCTCGCAAACTATGAAAGGATAGTCAGTTCGTACAAAAAGTAATTACTACATTTTATCACTATCTGCTTTACACTGGCTACACCAGCACTTAGAAAGAATAAGTTTTCAGACTGTACATACCGTTCCATTCTGCAGCTTCTTTGCATCTGGCTTCTTTCGAACTGTAGTAAAGCTCCATTCCGGATGagagttattttctttattactggACTCCCTGAAGAAAAAGGATAGAATGTACATAATATTAGCCACAACAGAACACTAGGCAAGCATAGGTAACCCAGATACATGATAAATCCAGACGGATTAGTTCCGTAGTCcttaaaataagaagaaaagcgTGTATTGAAACATTaactgaactttaaaaaaacttcagaGGCTGAATAAATTGAAATTTGatcaaagcaaacagaagatgTTATCTACCCATAAAGCTTACCTTCTCCATGGCATCCCATTTAAAACAGTTATCTGATATCCAGAAAAGCAAGAGACTTACAGAATGTATGTTGTTCCACAGGCATTGTGCAAAGTTCTTCATACACCTCAACCTTGCTCTGCaatatttctaattatttttggTATAACCACTAGCCCTAGACTAGGAAACACACAGTGCTTAAACAGAACTGAAACTGAGTTCAGAGAGAGAAAGTTTAAAACAATAATGAGCAAATAGCTTGACTTATGCATTAGTCTAAGTTCTTACAAAGGGTTTTCCTTAAAGAAGTCAATGAAAAACACATGGAATGCAGACAGAGCTACAGAAAATGAGTTAATTACACAGAGAAACTGCAACATACCTACTttagtaagatttttttaaaaaagccccaaagagactaaactgaaaataaacttaCGAATCTGAACCATCGGAATCACTTTCATCACTACTATGTCCCTCTGCTTTCCATCTCTTAAACCTATCAATCAGTTCTGTCAGATAGGAAGTCTTCTTGGCATTTTTCATAATGAATTTGTGCTTCAGAAGTTCTTTTGCAGTAGGGCGCTGTAAGaaacacttaaatatttaatgttatgCTAACATTTCatgattttaaatgttaatagGGGAGATTTAGTAAGACAACCAACATCTAGAGCTAACTCATAGTATCaggaaattaaagaaacaggaaGTCAAGAAAAGCCAGTAGCACACATTTACAAGCGTTCTAAAAATATGATCAAATGACATACAGACTATATTGCTTATCCTTCTGCGCTAGAAGGTACACACCCAGGAAAATGACTAATCAAAATTCTCCACTGCAACATTTCCTTGTAAGCAGAATTCAGACAGACAGCAGAAGTTCTACTGGAGAAAAAGCTTTAGGATTCCCTCCTCTGTTAAAGCTTCTCTTCTGACATTATCCTAGGTTTGAGTGCATTTTAGGAAGCTGCATCTGCCACCATCATTTCTTTCAGcattctccctcctcctttcagTAATTTAAACAAGAGACACCAGGATGGAGACATAACTGTTAAAATGCACCACTACCATTTACAGTGGAAAGTATAGTctctaaaattatttcaacCAACTACCccagaaaaataagcatgagagagcagaaaacaaaaccaaaacatctaTACAGACACACATGTATATCTACTCACAAATGTTGGGTCCTTATTCAGACACGCATCAATGAATTCTTTAAAAGGTTTACTGAATTCTCCTAGTAAAGTTGGAGGATTGTTTTTCGGAATGAGAAAGAGAACTCTCATCGGATGCATATCCGAGTTCGGAGGCTCCCCTTTGGCTAGTTCAATAGCAGTGATTCCCAATGACCAGATGTCAGCCTGAGAATGGGAGAAGTTACTTTTAGTACAAAAATTAAGGGCTAACATGACTAAGCATGTAATAACCAAGATCTTCACATATACTGCGgctatagaaaatattttttgtctaaGTAGGTAGTGCTAAAGACTCCTTTCTAATATTTGAAGGCAGTAATTCTCAAAGACCTGTCTGACTTAATCAGTCTTTAATGACAGACAACTACAACATCACTTTTGCAGCATACTGCTCTAACACTGTCGGTAAGTGCATCTAAACACACATGCTTTTAGAAAAAGCTTCCAAATATTAATCttccttgaattttttttccctacaaacTGCCACAGATTTCTTGTGtctaattcagattttttttagatagCAACGCTGTGTGTTGATGTTACTTTTTAAACTGTAGATACACTGAGGTATCCATCCTTGTTTGACACCTCACTCTAAAGCAACAAGGCAGACAGCTGAATCAAATCCAGCATGTGATCACTTCACTTACTTCCTAACAGACTGCTTGATGAATTTAGCTAGAAAATTATCAACACCAACAACCTAAAACACCAAGTTCACAGCTTAAGTTTCAGAATTATGAAGTGGTATTGGTTTTAGCTAACGGTAAGCATTAGAAACAAATTCTGCCCTTGTATCAAAATATCTTAAATATGTTTCCAATTTAGAGATCTTTCCCAAGTGCATCTCGCACATTACTTGCATCTTTTTAGATGAGCTACAATAGCTATTAAGGTCAATGAAATTGTTACTGCTGACAACGTTTGACTAGACTTGGCACAGAAATCATAAACCAAAGTTGCCCATAGAGTAAACACAGGTTACAGTTTGCAATATTCCTTTACTATCTGCAAGAACTAAAATATCTGTATTCACTATTGAAGAATTAAAGTAGCTCGCTGTTTATTACTGAAATATCTTAACCAATAATCGTACATTGgtgcaaaatgttttgaaagaagaGATGGGGCTTTTAAATCTCTGTCCCTACAAAAATGTATGAATTTGTATTTTAGTTTCTGCCATTTTGAAGTAGGGACAGAAGGAGAAAGGTTAAAATTGAGTCCCGACGCCAAAATATTCATCAATATTACTCTAGAAATCAAAGTGTATCCTGTCCAAAACCCTTCAGCTGTCCTACCCAAAGGCTTGCATCTTCTGTTCATTCCCACCAGACTTCTGgcataggaagaaaaagggagagggcATTGCTCTTGCAACACATCGAGAAAAAGCGGAATGCAAAAGATTAGGTTGCTGGCAGAATGTAAATGAAGGGATGGTACAGCTGATTTATACACAGGgcaagcagaagaggaaacagTCTCACTTCAAGTGGACAACACGCATTTTTAAAGTGGAGCAGAGTGCCTTCTCAAAATGCCCTAGGGAGCATTACATGTTACAGTTGTGCAACTGAAACCATAAACATGAGAACTACGACTTCATGCACATGCTCCTCCTTATCAGCAAAAACCCTTATGATATGTACACAAATCCCTTCCAGTCTGAAGGATCCTGGGAAAGTCTCCTGGAGTGTGACTATTTTCAGGACACCTTGGATATTCAATAGTCTTTTCTTTCCACGCATACCACAAGTACAGTTACATGTTtactatttcagaaaaaaaaccactatgaaaatattgctttgcaTATACCAAGATTTTTAGATTTCTTGCTCCTATTTTAGGTTGCATCCACACAGTGTACAAAGACCAATGCCAGTACCAAAGCACACTGCCTTTGCTCTAACCACACGCTCTAGGTCGTGTAGTGAGAATACGCGTGGGAGAAGACAGGACTGTTCCCTCTTTATTATCATTGCTAGCAGCAGTTTCCAATTCTCCGTAAAATGAGAAGGTTTTCTACTGTTAGCTCACATAGGGAAACTCTCCTTTGCAATCACCCATCAACAGCTCCcgtgaaaaagaaatgcacaagGTACTGTAATGCTGCCAGGGATACTCATCCTGCAAttcaagttacttttttttttttctcaataccAGTCACCTGTGCCAAAACCTGCAGCATTACACAGGCCCTCAGAAACACcattaaagaaattatatcCAGAGCTGTTTATAAAAATCTGAGAAGGGAGTAAAATTTCAGCTACCACCTTATCTTTAAATAAGCTGATAAGTTCTGGAGGCACTCTTATTTGCAAAAGCTTTATAACTGTTTGAATTAAGCGTGAAACattaaattgaaattaaaaacaaacgACCGAATCAGCCCACAACACTGAAAGAATCCAGggaatttctctgaaaaaacaTTAACATGAAAGCATCGGTTTAATTGGTGAGGTTACAAGGGTCTTGCATGTGAGTATGGTGACATGTAACTACTATATAAAACCAATTTAATTGTActttaaatttcattatttgaaaCCCTGCAATTTGAAATccacttttttctctccataCTGACAGAGCTAACACCACAAAAACGAACGTAATTTCTGTTGGACCTGCagatacaaagaaaatgtattctgCTCTCATAC contains the following coding sequences:
- the STK26 gene encoding serine/threonine-protein kinase 26 isoform X1, which encodes MAHSPVAVQVPGMQNHRADPEELFTKLERIGKGSFGEVFKGIDNRTQQVVAIKIIDLEEAEDEIEDIQQEITVLSQCDSPYVTKYYGSYLKGTKLWIIMEYLGGGSALDLLRAGPFDEFQIATMLKEILKGLDYLHSEKKIHRDIKAANVLLSEQGDVKLADFGVAGQLTDTQIKRNTFVGTPFWMAPEVIQQSAYDSKADIWSLGITAIELAKGEPPNSDMHPMRVLFLIPKNNPPTLLGEFSKPFKEFIDACLNKDPTFRPTAKELLKHKFIMKNAKKTSYLTELIDRFKRWKAEGHSSDESDSDGSDSESSNKENNSHPEWSFTTVRKKPDAKKLQNGTDQDLVKTLSCLTMIITPVFAELKQQDTNNASRKKAIEELEKSINMAEATCPGITDKMVKKLMEKFQKFSVNDSS
- the STK26 gene encoding serine/threonine-protein kinase 26 isoform X2 — its product is MLLLNQRDFLSNHRADPEELFTKLERIGKGSFGEVFKGIDNRTQQVVAIKIIDLEEAEDEIEDIQQEITVLSQCDSPYVTKYYGSYLKGTKLWIIMEYLGGGSALDLLRAGPFDEFQIATMLKEILKGLDYLHSEKKIHRDIKAANVLLSEQGDVKLADFGVAGQLTDTQIKRNTFVGTPFWMAPEVIQQSAYDSKADIWSLGITAIELAKGEPPNSDMHPMRVLFLIPKNNPPTLLGEFSKPFKEFIDACLNKDPTFRPTAKELLKHKFIMKNAKKTSYLTELIDRFKRWKAEGHSSDESDSDGSDSESSNKENNSHPEWSFTTVRKKPDAKKLQNGTDQDLVKTLSCLTMIITPVFAELKQQDTNNASRKKAIEELEKSINMAEATCPGITDKMVKKLMEKFQKFSVNDSS